In Ruminococcaceae bacterium BL-4, one DNA window encodes the following:
- a CDS encoding TetR family transcriptional regulator, whose amino-acid sequence MDKRNLILDAMLDLLEKDKGAACSVSDIAKRAGIGKGSIYYYFQSKDEIFDALVEREYGQVIQKCEELVHKSRGDAILKLKLLFQSYCSSVSSPAVDAYLHQQQNAAIHQKSLAKILLSLSPIVADIIRQGVQEGLFCCDKPQETAEIIVSVYCFLYDQGIFTWTPQQLKKKEIALANLLENGLSATKGSFQFLYGV is encoded by the coding sequence ATGGATAAAAGGAACCTTATATTAGATGCGATGCTGGACTTACTGGAAAAAGATAAAGGTGCAGCTTGTTCCGTTAGTGATATTGCAAAAAGGGCAGGAATCGGCAAGGGAAGTATCTATTATTATTTTCAATCGAAGGATGAAATATTTGATGCGTTAGTTGAACGTGAATACGGACAAGTGATTCAAAAATGTGAAGAACTGGTTCATAAGAGTAGGGGTGATGCTATTTTAAAGCTTAAATTGCTGTTTCAAAGCTATTGCAGTTCAGTTAGTTCACCGGCTGTGGATGCTTATCTGCATCAACAACAGAATGCAGCCATTCATCAAAAATCGCTTGCCAAGATATTGTTGTCCCTTTCGCCAATCGTAGCAGATATTATTCGTCAGGGAGTCCAAGAAGGATTATTTTGTTGTGATAAACCGCAGGAAACAGCTGAGATTATAGTATCGGTCTACTGCTTTTTGTACGATCAGGGAATCTTTACATGGACACCGCAGCAATTAAAAAAGAAGGAAATTGCTTTGGCAAATTTGTTGGAAAATGGATTATCAGCAACAAAAGGAAGTTTTCAATTCCTTTATGGGGTATGA
- a CDS encoding MATE family efflux transporter, with amino-acid sequence MANNHIEKCLTSGKITSSMLRFAVPMIVGDLLQQLYNIVDTLIVGQFVGKNALAAVGSSYTLMTFLTSIMMGMCMGSGTVFSINFGKNDTERLKKSIYTSFLLILTCTAALNLAVFLLIDPIMYFLRIPSEVYTLTRSYLWIIFWGIGATFFYNFYASLLRSIGNSVTPLVFLGISAILNIGLDLLLVLTFQWGVAGAAIATVISQIVSGVGIMIYTLIFYPEFHIHKNENFSEPGLLKEITHFSFMTCIQQSIMNFGILMVQGLINSFGVIVMAAFAAAVKIDSFAYMPLQDFGNAFSIFIAQNYGAKQSKRIKQGIRSAFIITVLFSISVSAIVCIFAKPLLLVFVQPQETNILSIGTQYLWIEGACYFGIGFLFLFYGLYRALRKPGMSVILTIISLGTRVTLAYLLSAIPQIGIIGIWVSVPIGWFLADLVGTFYYYKLKSRQQKMQNALIS; translated from the coding sequence TTGGCGAATAATCACATAGAAAAATGTTTGACTAGTGGAAAAATTACATCATCGATGTTACGTTTTGCAGTTCCCATGATCGTTGGAGATCTACTACAGCAATTATACAACATTGTAGACACATTGATCGTTGGACAATTTGTGGGCAAAAATGCGCTTGCAGCAGTAGGCTCATCGTATACTCTTATGACGTTTTTAACTTCTATCATGATGGGAATGTGTATGGGCAGCGGTACCGTTTTTTCTATCAATTTCGGAAAAAACGATACAGAGCGTCTCAAAAAAAGTATTTACACCTCTTTTTTATTGATTTTAACATGTACGGCAGCTCTGAACCTTGCTGTGTTTTTGCTGATCGATCCAATTATGTATTTTCTTCGGATTCCCTCAGAAGTATATACTTTGACAAGAAGTTATCTTTGGATTATTTTTTGGGGAATTGGCGCCACCTTTTTTTACAACTTTTATGCCTCGCTTTTACGCTCCATAGGGAATTCTGTTACCCCCCTCGTTTTTCTCGGCATTTCGGCAATTCTAAATATTGGCTTGGATTTACTATTGGTACTTACTTTTCAATGGGGTGTTGCAGGTGCTGCGATTGCAACTGTAATTTCACAAATTGTATCCGGTGTGGGAATTATGATATATACCCTAATTTTCTATCCGGAATTTCATATTCATAAAAATGAGAATTTTTCAGAACCTGGTCTATTAAAAGAGATTACCCATTTTTCGTTTATGACCTGTATCCAACAATCCATCATGAACTTTGGAATTTTGATGGTTCAAGGCTTGATTAACAGCTTTGGAGTCATCGTAATGGCAGCATTTGCGGCAGCTGTAAAAATCGATTCTTTTGCTTATATGCCGTTACAGGATTTTGGAAACGCTTTTTCAATCTTCATTGCACAAAACTATGGAGCAAAACAATCAAAACGCATTAAGCAGGGAATTCGAAGTGCATTTATTATAACTGTACTATTTAGCATATCTGTCAGTGCTATTGTCTGTATTTTTGCAAAACCGCTCCTGCTGGTTTTTGTACAACCGCAAGAAACAAACATTTTATCGATCGGGACGCAGTATTTGTGGATTGAGGGCGCCTGCTATTTTGGCATTGGTTTTCTATTCTTGTTTTATGGACTGTATCGGGCACTGCGAAAACCAGGCATGTCGGTTATACTGACAATTATCTCACTTGGCACTCGTGTTACGCTCGCATACCTATTGTCTGCGATCCCTCAAATTGGGATCATTGGAATATGGGTATCGGTACCCATAGGATGGTTTTTGGCAGATCTTGTTGGGACGTTCTACTATTACAAATTAAAAAGCAGACAACAAAAGATGCAAAACGCTTTGATAAGCTAA
- a CDS encoding conserved membrane protein of unknown function (Evidence 4 : Unknown function but conserved in other organisms), translating into MLILSIICMCLALLLYSVGVWGEKIQHRLKAWHLVMFWAGLVFDTTGTTIMSKIAKDGFVLNFHGIVGLLAILLMIFHAFWATVVLKQSNEKSLQNFHKFSIIVWTIWLVPFFSGMIFAMLK; encoded by the coding sequence ATGTTGATTCTGTCAATTATCTGCATGTGTTTGGCGCTCCTCTTGTACTCCGTAGGTGTTTGGGGCGAGAAGATCCAACATCGGCTTAAGGCATGGCATCTCGTCATGTTTTGGGCCGGTTTAGTATTCGATACAACTGGTACAACCATCATGAGCAAAATAGCAAAAGATGGTTTTGTATTAAATTTTCATGGTATTGTAGGGCTTCTTGCTATTTTACTTATGATTTTTCATGCATTCTGGGCTACTGTTGTCCTGAAACAAAGCAATGAGAAGAGCTTACAAAATTTTCACAAGTTTAGCATCATCGTATGGACCATATGGCTTGTCCCCTTCTTCTCCGGCATGATTTTTGCCATGCTGAAATAA